The following are encoded together in the Streptomyces sp. NBC_00341 genome:
- a CDS encoding protein kinase: protein MSEAEQAREPQRDKDGRLLAGRYRLGEVLGRGGMGTVHRAVDETLGRTVAVKELRFPTAIDDDEKRRLITRTLREAKAIARIRNNGAVTVYDVVDEDDRPWIVMELIEGKSLAEAVREDGVLTPRRAAEVGLAILDVLRSAHREGILHRDVKPSNVLIAEDGRVVLTDFGIAQVEGDPSVTSTGMLVGAPSYISPERARGHKPGPPADLWSLGGLLYASVEGCPPYDKGSAIATLTAVMTEPLDPPKNAGPLEEVIYGLLARDPEQRLDDAGARALLNDVINAPEQSDAPVPPADATQVMALPKVPAPTKPASKSGEPGEGTRDRLRGALRSARNAKAAPVAGTPAAPAAPARPATAPSTATASASGAVPPPRPATTAPAPPRASLTDVVPRRTLAIIAAVIVLAVLGTVLALSLGGDDTGKDNAGKGKDDTSASSGASTADSSTGTGGTEQSGGSGKDQGKDQDGNDGRGKGKDDSGKDDSGKGSDDSEGDADGKGALPAGYKRVTDKRFHFTMAMPEGFERNSIAGSNSGGIYNIDKGFPRVQIDYNSSPGDDAAAAWNGLKGAVAGSSSGYQHLGIKKVEYNGYPTVADWQFERNENGQRSRVLNRGFKVDAKRGYSIMISCKVDEWDSKACKTLRETAFDTFEPLG from the coding sequence ATGTCGGAGGCGGAGCAGGCACGGGAGCCCCAACGGGACAAGGACGGACGTCTCCTTGCGGGGCGCTACCGGCTCGGGGAGGTGCTCGGCCGGGGCGGTATGGGCACGGTCCACCGCGCCGTCGACGAGACGTTGGGCCGCACGGTCGCGGTCAAGGAACTGCGGTTCCCGACAGCCATCGACGACGACGAGAAACGCCGTCTCATCACGCGCACGCTGCGCGAGGCGAAGGCGATCGCCCGGATTCGCAACAACGGCGCGGTCACGGTCTACGACGTGGTCGACGAGGACGACCGGCCGTGGATCGTCATGGAACTCATCGAGGGCAAGTCGCTGGCCGAGGCGGTGCGCGAGGACGGTGTCCTGACGCCGAGACGGGCGGCCGAGGTAGGCCTGGCCATACTCGACGTGCTGCGCTCCGCGCACCGCGAGGGCATCCTGCACCGTGACGTGAAACCGTCCAACGTGCTGATCGCGGAGGACGGCCGGGTCGTCCTGACCGACTTCGGGATCGCCCAGGTCGAGGGCGACCCCTCCGTCACCTCCACGGGCATGCTCGTCGGCGCACCCTCGTACATCTCGCCGGAGCGGGCCCGCGGGCACAAGCCGGGCCCCCCGGCCGACCTGTGGTCGCTCGGCGGACTGCTCTACGCGAGCGTCGAGGGCTGCCCGCCGTACGACAAGGGCTCCGCGATCGCGACCCTGACCGCAGTGATGACCGAGCCGCTCGACCCGCCGAAGAACGCGGGCCCGCTGGAAGAGGTCATCTACGGTCTGCTCGCCCGGGACCCCGAGCAGCGGCTCGACGACGCCGGTGCGCGCGCCCTGCTCAACGACGTGATCAACGCCCCCGAGCAGTCGGACGCCCCGGTGCCGCCGGCCGACGCCACCCAGGTGATGGCGCTGCCCAAGGTGCCCGCGCCCACGAAGCCCGCCTCGAAGAGCGGCGAACCGGGCGAGGGCACCCGCGACCGGCTGCGGGGCGCGCTGCGCTCCGCGCGGAACGCGAAGGCCGCGCCCGTCGCAGGTACCCCCGCGGCCCCCGCCGCACCGGCCCGGCCCGCCACGGCACCCTCGACGGCCACGGCATCCGCCTCCGGAGCCGTACCGCCGCCGCGTCCGGCCACCACTGCGCCCGCCCCGCCCCGGGCTTCGCTCACCGACGTGGTGCCGCGCCGCACCCTGGCGATCATCGCGGCCGTCATCGTGCTCGCGGTGCTCGGCACGGTCCTCGCGCTCTCGCTGGGCGGCGACGACACGGGCAAGGACAACGCGGGCAAGGGCAAGGACGACACCTCGGCCTCGTCCGGCGCCTCGACGGCGGACTCCTCCACCGGGACCGGCGGCACGGAACAGAGCGGCGGCAGCGGCAAGGACCAGGGCAAGGACCAGGACGGGAACGACGGCCGGGGCAAGGGCAAGGACGACTCCGGGAAGGACGACTCCGGCAAGGGCTCGGACGACTCCGAAGGCGACGCGGACGGCAAGGGCGCGCTGCCCGCCGGGTACAAGCGGGTCACCGACAAGCGGTTCCACTTCACCATGGCGATGCCCGAGGGATTCGAGCGCAACTCGATCGCGGGCAGCAATTCCGGCGGCATCTACAACATCGACAAGGGCTTCCCGCGCGTCCAGATCGACTACAACAGCTCGCCGGGCGACGACGCGGCCGCCGCCTGGAACGGGCTGAAGGGCGCGGTTGCCGGCAGCAGCAGCGGGTACCAGCACCTGGGTATCAAGAAGGTCGAGTACAACGGGTACCCGACCGTCGCGGACTGGCAGTTCGAGCGCAACGAGAACGGGCAGCGCAGCCGGGTACTGAACCGGGGCTTCAAGGTCGACGCGAAGCGCGGCTACTCGATCATGATCAGCTGCAAGGTCGACGAGTGGGACAGCAAGGCGTGCAAGACGCTGCGCGAGACCGCGTTCGACACGTTCGAGCCGCTCGGCTGA
- a CDS encoding protein kinase: MDDYAGRVLADRYRLPLPPSDAYELVETRAFDTYSGQEVLVRQVPLPEVVDAEVLDADGLPAPARLTGGRTVRRSTDPAVRRAIEAAQAAAQVPDHPRLDQVFDVFAEAGSLWIVSELVAARPLAALLAERPLNPYRAAEIGSDVLTALRVLHAHGWTHRNITVRTVLICDDGRVVLTGLAAGAAEEALCGYVPVPRQDDAEEDGEYGGPAVESGPTGPYVPPTDEQGPGAEYGDDDEPLSGPDDPPEVPGSRSPAAIESGPYAGGPGYPYGAAELESVRRPPPPQPLPAPEPGSAAQVRAARAGAIAAYRAGARAAAARVSEEERRTATPDEDWDTGVLPVQREGTGQAGPQPAADPSRLPDPLADDYTYDYGNNDAYDDEDDAYDDEDEDATYGEDRDGRDGGDDGQAPPRRLHLTGSWDDGPGAGRPVPAGGSSEDALRADSRREGTTPAVVRPTPPAARTRESGAAAPGGWDEIVAGNRDTPAYRGPATTLAAERARQARIAVVGAVTERWAPEQAGPVHENWQLAPPIGPSTDLWALGALLYRAVQGHAPYPEENAAELVQMVCGEPPAFAEECGALRPVVESLLRQDPTERPDFEELRGWLRSLVRSAPEPEAGLDVVPLPSVDETKLPVVRRRGELVRKRRGRRGGAAHGRHRQSRGRVEAEPVRAEPREPRAVRPPREPKGPKALRTPPRPRQDGQRAPRRLGRLLLVLILLVLVAAIVYAVMFMPKSGSQSGAGASPSRTATGSPEPGSARPSGSGKSSSSPPRSPGKQKPQTSRSAVALPSGYVLRKDDEGFEVGVPKGWQRSPANTERQVHYGSDGFTLLIVPGRDTVKANGADPLGYQRDKEPELKPFRDSSWSSASGLRRIDVGRQAMAEGQFTWQDSSGREVYVRNLAMIVKGRYHLLQVIGPEDQRDKVSDIYQQAIASYRVTP, from the coding sequence GTGGACGACTACGCGGGTCGGGTACTTGCCGACCGCTACCGGCTTCCGCTGCCCCCGTCCGATGCGTACGAACTGGTGGAAACCCGGGCGTTCGATACCTATAGCGGGCAGGAAGTCCTGGTCCGGCAGGTGCCGTTACCGGAAGTCGTGGACGCGGAGGTGCTGGACGCCGACGGCCTGCCCGCACCCGCCCGGCTGACCGGCGGGCGCACGGTGCGGCGGTCCACCGATCCGGCGGTCCGGCGCGCGATCGAGGCCGCCCAGGCGGCGGCCCAGGTGCCCGACCACCCCCGGCTCGACCAGGTCTTCGACGTGTTCGCCGAGGCGGGATCGCTCTGGATAGTGAGTGAACTGGTCGCGGCCCGCCCGCTGGCGGCGCTGCTCGCGGAGCGCCCGCTCAATCCGTACCGGGCCGCGGAGATCGGCTCCGACGTCCTGACGGCGCTGCGCGTGCTGCACGCCCACGGCTGGACCCACCGCAACATCACCGTGCGCACCGTGCTCATCTGCGACGACGGACGCGTCGTGCTGACCGGTCTGGCGGCCGGGGCGGCGGAGGAGGCCCTCTGCGGCTACGTACCGGTGCCGCGTCAGGACGACGCGGAGGAGGACGGGGAGTACGGCGGCCCCGCCGTGGAGTCGGGCCCCACCGGCCCGTACGTCCCGCCGACGGACGAACAGGGGCCCGGGGCCGAGTACGGAGACGATGACGAGCCCCTTTCCGGCCCCGACGACCCGCCGGAGGTGCCCGGTTCGCGCAGCCCCGCGGCGATCGAGTCCGGGCCGTACGCGGGCGGTCCCGGGTATCCGTACGGCGCCGCTGAGCTGGAGTCCGTACGCCGCCCGCCGCCGCCGCAGCCCCTCCCCGCCCCCGAGCCCGGCAGCGCCGCCCAGGTGCGTGCCGCGCGTGCGGGCGCCATCGCCGCGTACCGCGCGGGGGCCCGCGCCGCCGCCGCACGCGTCAGCGAGGAGGAGCGCCGCACCGCGACGCCGGACGAGGACTGGGACACCGGCGTGCTGCCGGTCCAGCGCGAAGGCACCGGCCAGGCCGGTCCGCAGCCGGCCGCCGACCCGTCCCGGCTGCCCGACCCGCTGGCCGACGACTACACGTACGACTACGGCAACAACGACGCGTACGACGACGAGGACGACGCGTACGACGACGAGGACGAGGACGCCACGTACGGCGAGGACCGTGACGGCCGTGACGGCGGTGACGACGGTCAGGCGCCGCCCCGGCGGCTGCATCTGACCGGCTCCTGGGACGACGGCCCCGGCGCCGGACGCCCGGTCCCGGCCGGCGGCTCCAGCGAGGACGCCCTGCGGGCCGACTCCCGGCGCGAGGGCACCACCCCGGCCGTCGTCCGCCCCACGCCGCCCGCCGCCCGGACCAGGGAGTCCGGGGCGGCCGCCCCGGGCGGCTGGGACGAGATCGTCGCCGGGAACCGCGACACCCCCGCCTACCGCGGCCCCGCCACCACCCTCGCCGCCGAACGCGCGCGGCAGGCCCGGATCGCCGTCGTCGGCGCGGTCACCGAGCGCTGGGCGCCCGAGCAGGCCGGACCGGTCCACGAGAACTGGCAGCTCGCACCGCCCATCGGCCCCTCCACCGACCTCTGGGCACTGGGCGCGCTGCTCTACCGCGCCGTCCAGGGCCACGCCCCGTACCCGGAGGAGAACGCCGCCGAGCTCGTCCAGATGGTCTGCGGCGAGCCGCCCGCCTTCGCGGAGGAGTGCGGCGCGCTGCGGCCCGTCGTCGAATCGCTGCTGCGGCAGGACCCGACCGAGCGGCCGGACTTCGAGGAGCTGCGCGGCTGGCTGCGCTCCCTCGTGCGCTCCGCGCCCGAGCCGGAGGCCGGTCTCGACGTGGTGCCGCTGCCGTCCGTGGACGAGACCAAGCTGCCCGTCGTACGCCGCCGGGGCGAGCTCGTCCGCAAGCGCCGCGGGCGCCGGGGCGGCGCCGCGCACGGCCGCCACCGCCAGTCCAGGGGCCGGGTAGAGGCGGAGCCGGTCCGCGCGGAGCCGCGCGAACCCCGGGCCGTCAGGCCGCCGCGCGAGCCCAAGGGCCCCAAGGCGCTGCGCACCCCGCCCCGCCCGCGGCAGGACGGGCAGCGCGCGCCGCGACGGCTCGGCCGGCTGCTGCTCGTCCTGATCCTGCTGGTGCTGGTCGCGGCGATCGTCTACGCCGTGATGTTCATGCCCAAGTCGGGTTCGCAGTCCGGCGCGGGCGCCAGTCCGTCCCGTACGGCGACCGGATCGCCGGAGCCCGGCTCCGCCCGCCCGAGCGGCTCCGGCAAATCGTCCAGCTCGCCGCCCCGGTCCCCCGGCAAGCAGAAGCCGCAGACCAGCCGGTCCGCCGTGGCGCTCCCGTCCGGCTACGTGCTGCGCAAGGACGACGAGGGCTTCGAGGTCGGGGTGCCCAAGGGATGGCAGCGCAGCCCCGCCAACACGGAGCGACAGGTCCACTACGGCAGCGACGGCTTCACCCTGCTGATCGTCCCCGGCCGCGACACCGTCAAGGCGAACGGCGCCGACCCGCTCGGCTACCAGCGTGACAAAGAACCCGAGTTGAAGCCCTTCCGGGACTCCAGCTGGTCGTCCGCGAGCGGGCTGCGCCGAATAGACGTCGGCAGACAGGCCATGGCGGAGGGTCAGTTCACCTGGCAGGACAGCTCCGGACGGGAGGTGTACGTACGCAACCTCGCGATGATCGTCAAGGGCCGCTACCACCTCCTCCAGGTCATCGGTCCGGAGGACCAGCGCGACAAGGTTTCGGACATCTACCAACAAGCCATCGCTTCCTACCGCGTGACGCCCTGA
- a CDS encoding serine/threonine-protein kinase: protein MDRSQGTDAGLLLAGRYRLGEVLGRGGMGKVWRAHDEVLHRTVAVKELTAGLYVAEADRVVLHARTQKEARAAARITHPGVVTVHDVIEYDNRPWIVMQYVDGPSLADAAKESGPLVPREAARIGLHVLGALRAAHSAGVLHRDVKPGNVLLARDGRVLLTDFGIAAIEGDSTITRTGELVGSIDYLAPERVRGGDPGPASDLWSLGATLFTAVEGSSPFRRTSPISTMQAVVAEEPPEPARAGALGPVITALLRKEPDDRPSAAEAERMLLEAMEGRQPRAAQEFVPTQHLSEEAMRAAGPGGATGSTAQLPHPGATGQLPHPGATGQPHHPGAVPPAGPAPATRRGRARWRTALLVLALAALLGVGAGIAAMKYRDRPDTGTASGGTADPGTRSQDPAPHKSSPGPSEKPDPKPDPTLKGVPAGWHRVQDPEGFKLLVPDGWQRRKSGANIDYTPDNGKRYLRISIDQSPDFETSYLHMQNMEPGLRERLPQYRGLALRANFYRDHPGSLWEFTWTENSGEQRHAIDQMYYAGDDGPEYALYMTGPAADWDTTRKQFDTMLRGWRAPGDTG, encoded by the coding sequence GTGGATCGATCACAGGGCACGGATGCGGGACTGTTGCTGGCCGGGCGATACCGGCTCGGTGAAGTCCTCGGACGCGGCGGCATGGGCAAGGTCTGGAGAGCCCACGACGAGGTGCTGCACCGCACCGTCGCCGTCAAGGAGCTGACCGCCGGGCTGTACGTCGCGGAGGCGGACCGGGTGGTGCTGCACGCCCGTACGCAGAAGGAGGCCCGCGCCGCCGCCCGCATCACGCACCCGGGCGTGGTCACCGTCCATGACGTCATCGAGTACGACAACCGGCCGTGGATCGTCATGCAGTACGTCGACGGTCCGTCACTCGCCGACGCCGCCAAGGAATCCGGGCCGCTGGTGCCGCGCGAGGCCGCCAGGATCGGCCTCCACGTGCTGGGCGCGCTGCGCGCAGCACACAGCGCCGGGGTGCTGCACCGCGATGTGAAGCCGGGCAACGTCCTGCTCGCCCGGGACGGCCGGGTGCTGCTCACCGACTTCGGGATAGCGGCGATAGAGGGCGACTCGACCATCACCAGGACCGGTGAACTGGTCGGGTCCATCGACTACCTGGCGCCCGAGCGGGTCCGCGGCGGCGATCCCGGCCCCGCGTCCGACCTGTGGTCGCTGGGCGCCACGCTGTTCACCGCGGTCGAGGGCAGCTCGCCGTTCCGGCGCACCTCGCCGATATCCACCATGCAGGCCGTCGTCGCGGAGGAACCCCCGGAGCCCGCCAGGGCCGGGGCGCTGGGCCCCGTCATCACGGCGCTGCTCCGCAAGGAGCCGGACGACCGGCCGTCGGCCGCGGAGGCCGAGCGGATGCTGCTGGAGGCCATGGAGGGGCGCCAGCCCCGGGCGGCCCAGGAGTTCGTCCCGACGCAGCACCTGTCGGAGGAGGCCATGCGCGCGGCGGGCCCCGGCGGCGCGACCGGCTCCACGGCCCAGCTCCCGCACCCCGGCGCCACGGGGCAACTGCCGCACCCCGGCGCCACGGGTCAGCCGCACCACCCCGGCGCCGTCCCGCCCGCCGGGCCCGCCCCGGCGACCCGGCGAGGCCGGGCCCGGTGGCGTACGGCCCTGCTGGTGCTGGCCCTGGCGGCGCTGCTCGGCGTCGGCGCGGGGATCGCCGCGATGAAGTACCGCGACCGCCCGGACACCGGCACCGCGAGCGGCGGCACCGCGGACCCGGGTACCCGGTCCCAGGACCCGGCTCCCCACAAGTCCTCGCCCGGCCCCTCCGAGAAGCCGGACCCGAAGCCGGACCCGACGCTGAAGGGCGTACCGGCCGGCTGGCACCGGGTCCAGGACCCGGAGGGGTTCAAGCTCCTCGTACCGGACGGCTGGCAGCGCCGGAAGAGCGGCGCGAACATCGACTACACCCCGGACAACGGCAAGCGCTACCTCCGGATCAGCATCGATCAGAGTCCCGACTTCGAGACCTCGTACCTGCACATGCAGAACATGGAGCCGGGCCTGCGGGAGCGGCTGCCGCAGTACCGGGGCCTGGCCCTGCGCGCCAACTTCTACCGTGACCACCCCGGATCGCTCTGGGAGTTCACCTGGACCGAGAACAGCGGCGAGCAGCGGCACGCCATCGACCAGATGTACTACGCGGGTGACGACGGACCGGAGTACGCGCTGTACATGACGGGTCCGGCGGCGGACTGGGACACCACCCGGAAGCAGTTCGACACCATGCTGCGCGGCTGGCGCGCGCCGGGGGACACCGGCTGA